Below is a genomic region from Drosophila kikkawai strain 14028-0561.14 chromosome X, DkikHiC1v2, whole genome shotgun sequence.
GTTAAGCGGgctttttgaataaattaaataaaaacgtgtgcgtttaattaaaatgttgtgtAACAATGAAGGTTCCCTTGCAAATGAAAGTCGTTTGTGAATCAAATGCTCAAGTGGAACTAGTTCCAAAATCCACCAAAGAAAATAACGATTTCAAGAACGTCcccttaaaattaatatataaaaataaaataaataagtaactaaggtatatgtatattaaatacaaaatacatatttttgtttttaatagaCTTGTTATATTTTACTAACTAAGGAGTTTTGGGCAAAGAGCTAAAAAGTTTGTTTACGGCTTATGATTTCTTAGCAGGAACAATTCGCTATATTTCAGCTGTCAATGAACCATGGCACTGCGTCCGTtgtccacctccacctcctcgtGGTCCGCATTGTCACGTTCGATCTTATTGCGCCTCCTGAACTTGACGATGAGCACCTCGATGACCCAGGGAACGGCGCACAGGATCATAAAGGCATTGAGAATGTGAAAGACCAGGATATAGTTCTGGGTCTTGTCACGAATAATGCCCACAATGGGGCCAATTAGGAACATGGCATTGCCCTGGGTGAACATGAACAGGCCGTAACCGGTGGCGAAtctatagaaatattttaaaaattaatattataacttTAATGGTTCAGAGAACTTGTGTACCTCTCCTTGGGCAGATAGTCTGCAAAGACCAATGGCAGTGGGACATGGAGCCAGGTGCGCAGGAATCCGATTACAGCCGTGATGCAGGCCATTCCCACAAACTCGGTGATGCCATTGAAAACTAAGGGAATCAAAAAATATGACAATATTTAGTAAACCAATCCAGGAACAACTGGTGTTATTGACCAACCAAATCTGGCAAAGACCGTAAAGACCGCTCCGGCCAGGTAAATGTAGCGTGACGGAACTTGGATGCACACGGCGGTGACGGCCAGGAATATGCGGGATGTCAAGTCGGCGGCGGCTCCAATGGCTATGATGGTGGCAGTGTCCACCTAAATAAGAACGAAACATGTTTAAGCATGTCCAATTTgtaacatttttttgtatgctAATTATGCATAttccttataaaatattaaggaaTAACTTTTCTTTATGATATCTCCACATTTTGCTTAATAACCTAGCATAATTCCTTAAAGCTTTTAATGAATAATTTGCAATGAAAAATAACTTTTCTATTCATCGTTGTATTGGTAGAATGAACGCCTTTGTTGCTTCTAATTCGTGAATGGCCAGTGCCTTGCACCAATTAGAGCGAAATAGCTATAGCGAAGCAGGCTGAGCATTCGTGAGGCATTCGTTTTTCTAGTATAAACGTGTGCGTTAGAATGCGATAGCTATATATCACAGTTCTCGCGATTCCTTTTTGACGCATCGTTCGTTCGGCGTCGCTGCGCAAGCTCAGTGAAAATTTTTGGCAGTTCAAATTGACTCTCAAAGTGAATAGTCggaattttttgtatttttttataagtgAACAAATTGGTTtgtaaaattgttaataatattGACAATATAAGCAAATCATTAAAAGTGGCTCTCAATTTAAAGGAAACTAAAGAAAAGATGGGAAATTAATTGGTTATCTGGAAAAAATTCAGTTAAAAATGAATTCTCAAAGTAAACGGgcgccattttttttaagtgaaagAATTTGCGGCTGAAAATATTatgtcattaaaattaaaactaaggtaaactatattaaataaaaaatatattactaatacaaataaaacatgGCCGAAATTGCCGAAAGCTAAACGCAGACATaaattttcgtaatttttttgtgtgaaaGAAATTGCTGTTGAAAATATtagttttagaaaaaaaactaagaagTCTCCAAAACTGGATacgtttttttctaaattaaactagaatattttaaatagtacatttacatataaaaCATGGCGGAAATCACCAGCAGCCACttagccattttttttatgaaagaatttgcggttgaaaattttagtttttaaaataaaaactaagaaGTCCACAAAActgaatcgtttttttttttaagttaaactcaaattttatataaaatacccGTAAAAATACACATAAAACACGACAGAAACTGAAGCCAAAAGcggaaaaacatttttcttggaAAAAAGTGTGTGCTAGAAAGGGATAACAAGTGACGCTGCGCATGCGCAAGCTTTGTTAAAAAATGTGGAGTCACGTGAAAGAAcatgtttttttctattttttaagtGAATAATTTCgttgtttcttcttttttttcgaaattaaatgaagtgaaaattaattaattttaaattttatattcccTTACCTTGCTGTAGCCCAGCTCGAACAAGTAGACCGGCTGCATGGTGAAGAAGGTGATGTCGGAGTACAGGGCAAAGGTGATGCCTAGCACGATGTTCACATAGACGGGCTTCTTGAGTAGCGTCAGATCGAGAAAGTCGACGACCCTGCGCACCCAGTCCTTCTTGACGGCATCAGGAGCCTCCTGTACGGCTCCGCCTGCTCCCGCTGCCAACATGGAGGTGCGACGTGAGGCCTGCCGGCTGTGCGTCATTTGTGGGGACGCGTCACTGACCACCACCGGGCCAGACCAGTTGCCCAGGCTGGTAATGCTCGAGGCCCGACTGGAGTGCACCCTTAGCATGTGCTCCTCGGCGTGGGAGAGGCGTCGAGCGCTGGCAGCGGTGGCCGGGGGATCGGCGGCAGGTGTGGCCAGAAATATTGGCTCCTCTTTGGATGGCTTCAGCGGCGTCTCTGGCTGCACGCGCACCACCACTGTTGTAGGTttcaccgccaccgccaccggcAGCTCCTGCAGTGGCACTAGTTcctccgccgcctcctccgGGGATATGGGCACCCGGCGCATGTGCCACTCGACGGGATGCATCACCAGCATCCCAAGCACCGCATGGGCATTGATGCCTGTGAGGATGAGCAGGCAACCTCGGAATCCATACCAATGCAGCAGCTTCTGCATAACAATGGGGTAAAGCATCGAACCCAAGCCGATCAGGGTCTGGGCGAAGCTCATCCACATCACGCGGTTCTTTACGAAATAATGATTGAAGGTCGTATAGCAGGTGGGCACCATCAGGCCGAAGGCCAGACCCTGGATGAGGCTGAAGGCCAGCAGCAAGTGCAGCGTGGAGGTGGCAAACAGCTGCAGTCCGGTGCCCAGGAAGTACAGTGTGCCCCCGACAACCCCCACCTGCCGCATTCCGAATCGCTGGAACAGGGAGCCCGAGAACAGCCCCGCAAAGCTCATCGATGAGAAGAAGGCGCTGGTTATAATGGCCATGGCACTCGTCTCCGCACCAATGCTCTTGAGGAAGTCTCCGAAGACGAGGCCAAACGAGGGCAGAGCCGCCAGAGCGCTGGTCTGTAGAAGGGGAAAGGTATGGTGTTTGAGATCGGGTGAGTTATATtcgatttaaataatttgtaagatataataatatttaagatatatctTGAGGCCTTAATTTggcataaaattattttaatttaaggaaatattaaaaaatgacgGTTGAAAAGAGTTGAAACTATGCTTGAATTGCTTTAAAGaagtaaattattaaagattttattttgaaacttAAATAagaatgaaaatttaaaaatgcaaattcttAGGATTTTTTAAACACTTCAACTTGAGTAAACCACGTATAAGccacttaaaaaaataggtatataattatttatctttgaaaaaaaaaaaacaaaaaatgcacTTACAAAGGGCAGGGCCATGCCAATGCAGACAAGGATACCCCAGCCGCCATCGGGGGCCTCCAGCCTATAggccttgttgttgctgctgctgctcttcttCATCTGGATGCTGCTCCGCGGGCTGATGGGCGGCAAGTGATTGCCACTGCCTCTGGCATCATTCTAGGGCACATCCCAGAAGTAGGTAGTCTCTATCTGTATTTGCCAAGATATCAATCTTCCAGTAGCCGCCTCCTCGATTGCCCGCTTATCGCACCTCGGGGTCTCTTTTATGGCCAAGCTAAGCTTCTTATGGCGAAGGTTTACGAACTGGCTTAGTGGCATCTAAACGGTTGATAAGATTAGGATAGATATGTGGCTCCTTGCAGTGCACTTGTATGCCTTTGACGGAAGCATTGCTACCTTTCCAAAATTCcatttgtaattgtaatattaCAATTTCAAATAACGGAAATAATTTCGAGCTAtgtcttttttgctttttggatCTTTATCATTTACGCTGTTTCCATATCGAAATACAAGGTGCCGCTGATAAGAATTCTCCCAGAACTGGCAGTAGAACAACTAATTCCCTAGGCAGTGGGTCTTCTCTGTAGATTTACAGCATCAGGGGATTTCATGTGCATAATTTATacaaacttaaatttattcttcACGCATTACATTTGTTTGCACGCATGTGCGAGGCTCTTCTGCCCTCAACTCTATCCTATAAATGACTTCCAAACGGAATGTTTACCCTCTGCCGCGATAATTATGATAATGAATGGCTATAATCGAGTGGGTTTTAACTGGAACTCGGGGTGATTTCATAGTAAGTAGGAGcaggtgatgatgatgatgctggcTGGCTACAGAAATGTGAAAGTGATAAAGGCGGTCCAGAGATAAGGTTGAGGAATTTGTAACATTCAAAGGTGTGGCTTTCATAGttttaaatacaaagaaaGGGCGGtaataatgtaataataagaaattataaaacaaatttaaaataaggaaaaatatgaataacAAGGTAgggaaatatatgtattaaagATTATCTCTAGAGTTCAAAATGCATATTGATAAAATAAATCTCTATAATATATAgacataaatatttcaagcaaaatcatattaataaaatcataaactTTCGATTtactttgtttaaaaaaaaaaatatttctataaatattaaaattaattaaatatatatatatattaaataaatatatatatattttttttatatttaatttatttgctacATTTCTTGATCGATTATGTCGatttatatatcgattttCACGTCAAACTTGGTTACAATACCAATACATCGATATTTctgctattattattatttcagagtgcaaaaaatatatatctgaaATAACGATCATgtatagttttatatttttaatttaattgctaCTTTTCTTGATCGATTATGTCGATTTATAAATCGATTTTCACGTCAAACTACAATACCTGTATATCGATATTTCTGctattatcattattttagagc
It encodes:
- the LOC108084656 gene encoding monocarboxylate transporter 7 codes for the protein MKKSSSSNNKAYRLEAPDGGWGILVCIGMALPFTSALAALPSFGLVFGDFLKSIGAETSAMAIITSAFFSSMSFAGLFSGSLFQRFGMRQVGVVGGTLYFLGTGLQLFATSTLHLLLAFSLIQGLAFGLMVPTCYTTFNHYFVKNRVMWMSFAQTLIGLGSMLYPIVMQKLLHWYGFRGCLLILTGINAHAVLGMLVMHPVEWHMRRVPISPEEAAEELVPLQELPVAVAVKPTTVVVRVQPETPLKPSKEEPIFLATPAADPPATAASARRLSHAEEHMLRVHSSRASSITSLGNWSGPVVVSDASPQMTHSRQASRRTSMLAAGAGGAVQEAPDAVKKDWVRRVVDFLDLTLLKKPVYVNIVLGITFALYSDITFFTMQPVYLFELGYSKVDTATIIAIGAAADLTSRIFLAVTAVCIQVPSRYIYLAGAVFTVFARFVFNGITEFVGMACITAVIGFLRTWLHVPLPLVFADYLPKERFATGYGLFMFTQGNAMFLIGPIVGIIRDKTQNYILVFHILNAFMILCAVPWVIEVLIVKFRRRNKIERDNADHEEVEVDNGRSAMVH